In Acidiferrobacteraceae bacterium, the following are encoded in one genomic region:
- the dapC gene encoding succinyldiaminopimelate transaminase, producing the protein MNPQLARLHDYPFQKLARLLEGVSPPEGQSPIFWSVGEPKHPAPPLVMEAVQRSLSELSVYPSTRGLDDLRRAIAGWLSRRFNIAPDRIDPARHVLPASGTREALFSIAQAVVPANGDTTPVVILPNPFYQIYEGAALLAGAEPYYLNTVAGNGYRMDFSSVPVEILDRTRLVYVCSPGNPTGAVLGRDDYRFLLELADRHDFLVASDECYSEIYFDETAPPVGLLQVASELGRDDFHRCLVFHSLSKRSNLPGLRSGFVAGDGAVMKDYLQYRTYHGCTLSNLAQEASIVAWNDEQHVLANREQYREKFDAVLPILEPVLSVHRPEAGFYLWARVPGTDTEFTRGLYASTGVKVLPGSYLSREAHGANPGDGYVRMALVAPVAECIEAAQRVAQYANYLQ; encoded by the coding sequence ATGAACCCCCAGCTTGCGCGACTCCACGACTACCCGTTCCAGAAACTGGCGCGCCTTCTGGAGGGAGTGTCTCCGCCGGAAGGACAATCGCCGATCTTCTGGTCCGTCGGCGAACCGAAACACCCGGCGCCACCGCTGGTCATGGAAGCGGTGCAACGGAGCCTGTCCGAACTGTCGGTATACCCATCAACCCGTGGCCTGGATGACCTGCGACGGGCGATCGCCGGCTGGCTGAGTCGACGCTTCAACATTGCCCCGGACCGAATCGACCCCGCACGGCACGTGCTGCCAGCCAGCGGAACACGGGAGGCGCTGTTTTCCATTGCCCAGGCAGTGGTTCCGGCGAACGGTGACACCACGCCGGTGGTGATCCTGCCGAACCCGTTCTACCAGATCTATGAGGGGGCAGCGTTGCTGGCGGGTGCCGAGCCCTACTACCTCAATACCGTCGCTGGCAATGGCTACCGGATGGACTTCTCCAGCGTGCCCGTGGAGATCCTGGACCGTACGCGACTGGTATACGTCTGCAGTCCCGGCAACCCAACCGGGGCCGTGCTCGGCCGCGATGACTACCGGTTCCTGCTGGAACTGGCCGACCGCCATGACTTCCTGGTGGCCTCCGATGAATGCTATTCGGAGATCTACTTCGACGAGACCGCGCCTCCCGTTGGTCTCCTGCAGGTCGCTAGCGAACTCGGCCGCGATGACTTCCATCGGTGCCTGGTCTTTCACAGCCTGTCCAAACGATCCAATCTTCCCGGTTTGCGCTCGGGGTTTGTTGCCGGCGATGGTGCGGTCATGAAAGACTACCTCCAGTACCGGACCTATCACGGTTGCACCCTGTCGAATCTGGCACAGGAAGCAAGTATCGTGGCATGGAACGACGAACAGCACGTGCTCGCCAACCGGGAACAGTACCGCGAAAAATTCGATGCTGTACTGCCGATCCTGGAACCGGTCCTGTCGGTGCACAGGCCCGAGGCCGGCTTCTACCTTTGGGCCCGGGTTCCGGGAACGGATACGGAGTTCACCCGGGGTCTGTATGCGTCCACCGGCGTGAAGGTTCTGCCCGGCAGCTATCTGTCACGGGAGGCCCATGGCGCCAATCCGGGCGACGGGTACGTGCGCATGGCACTGGTGGCCCCGGTAGCGGAGTGTATCGAAGCGGCGCAACGCGTGGCACAGTACGCAAATTATCTTCAATAG
- the dapE gene encoding succinyl-diaminopimelate desuccinylase: MADPTLELAQELISRASVTPADEGCQDLMIARLEKLGFQVERLRFADVENFWARRGDQAPVVAFAGHTDVVPTGPLEQWTSPPFEPSIRDGRLYGRGAADMKSSLAAFITAIEDFVARHPDHGGSIALLITADEEGPSVDGTVKVVEWLTERGIGIDYCVVGEPASEKTLGDVVKNGRRGSLNGRLTVRGRQGHVAYPHLADNPIHRALPALATRAGETWDQGSEHFPPTSFQISNIHGGTGAENVIPGDLTVDFNFRFSTAVTEAELRSRTEDVLKAHGLEFSLEWRLSGQPFLTAQGRLLEAVKQAIRDEIGPDPVLSTGGGTSDGRFIAPMGAEVVELGPSNATIHQVNECVDVTDPDRLSRIYAKVLEILLP; encoded by the coding sequence ATGGCCGATCCCACTCTGGAACTGGCCCAGGAACTGATCAGTCGTGCGTCGGTGACCCCGGCGGATGAGGGCTGCCAGGACCTGATGATTGCCCGACTGGAAAAATTAGGCTTCCAGGTGGAGCGCTTGCGTTTTGCTGACGTGGAAAACTTCTGGGCGCGCCGTGGCGACCAGGCACCTGTGGTGGCCTTTGCCGGCCACACCGATGTCGTCCCCACCGGCCCGCTCGAGCAGTGGACCAGCCCGCCCTTCGAACCAAGCATACGTGACGGCCGCCTCTACGGCCGCGGTGCCGCGGACATGAAATCCTCTCTCGCCGCCTTCATCACCGCGATCGAAGATTTCGTCGCCCGCCATCCCGATCACGGGGGCTCCATCGCGCTGCTGATCACGGCGGACGAGGAAGGTCCCTCTGTCGACGGAACGGTGAAGGTGGTGGAGTGGCTCACCGAGCGCGGGATCGGGATTGACTACTGCGTCGTCGGGGAACCGGCATCCGAGAAGACCTTGGGGGACGTGGTGAAAAACGGGCGCCGTGGCTCCCTCAACGGGCGCCTGACCGTGCGCGGACGCCAGGGCCACGTCGCTTACCCGCACTTGGCCGACAATCCCATCCACAGGGCCCTTCCGGCCCTGGCCACCCGTGCCGGCGAAACCTGGGACCAGGGGAGCGAACATTTCCCGCCCACCAGCTTCCAGATTTCCAATATCCATGGCGGGACCGGGGCCGAAAACGTCATCCCGGGCGACCTGACCGTGGATTTCAACTTCCGCTTCAGCACCGCGGTCACGGAGGCCGAGCTGCGCTCCCGCACCGAGGACGTCCTGAAGGCCCACGGGCTGGAATTTTCCCTTGAATGGCGGCTCTCCGGACAACCCTTCCTGACGGCACAGGGGCGCCTGCTGGAAGCGGTCAAACAGGCCATCCGCGACGAAATTGGCCCGGATCCCGTCCTTTCCACGGGGGGAGGCACCTCGGATGGGCGATTTATCGCCCCCATGGGGGCCGAAGTGGTGGAATTGGGGCCGTCCAACGCCACCATCCACCAGGTGAACGAATGCGTGGACGTCACCGATCCCGACCGACTTTCCCGGATCTACGCCAAGGTCCTCGAAATCCTCCTGCCCTGA
- the dapD gene encoding 2,3,4,5-tetrahydropyridine-2,6-dicarboxylate N-succinyltransferase encodes MSNIQSIIDDAFERRADITPRNVDPQVKDAVLEAIDLLDTGRARVAEKQGDRWVVNEWLKKSVLLYFRIEDNGFIKGGFTNYWDKVPAKFADYNSRSFREGGFRVVPPASVRKGAYIAPGAVLMPSYINIGGYVDEGTMVDTWATVGSCAQIGKNVHLSGGVGIGGVLEPIQAAPTIIEDNCFIGARSEVVEGVIVEEGSVISMGVYIGQSTKIYDRETGEVSYGRVPAGSVVVSGNLPSKDGTYSLYCAVIVKRVDAKTRAKVGINELLREI; translated from the coding sequence ATGAGCAACATCCAGAGCATCATCGACGACGCATTCGAACGTCGCGCCGACATTACACCGCGCAACGTGGACCCGCAGGTGAAGGACGCGGTCCTCGAGGCCATCGACCTGCTGGATACCGGCCGGGCCCGCGTCGCCGAAAAACAGGGTGACCGGTGGGTCGTGAATGAATGGTTAAAGAAATCGGTGCTGCTCTATTTCCGGATCGAGGACAACGGCTTCATCAAGGGCGGGTTCACGAATTACTGGGACAAGGTACCGGCCAAGTTTGCCGACTACAACTCACGCAGCTTTCGTGAAGGCGGCTTCCGCGTGGTACCACCGGCTTCGGTTCGCAAGGGCGCCTACATCGCCCCCGGCGCCGTACTTATGCCGAGCTACATCAATATCGGCGGTTACGTCGACGAGGGCACCATGGTAGACACCTGGGCCACAGTCGGCTCGTGCGCACAGATCGGCAAGAACGTACACCTGTCCGGCGGCGTGGGCATTGGCGGAGTGCTGGAACCCATCCAGGCGGCGCCCACCATCATTGAAGACAACTGTTTCATCGGCGCACGCTCCGAGGTAGTCGAAGGCGTCATTGTCGAAGAAGGTTCCGTGATTTCCATGGGGGTCTACATCGGCCAGAGCACCAAGATCTATGACCGGGAAACCGGCGAGGTGAGCTACGGTCGTGTGCCGGCCGGTTCGGTCGTCGTATCCGGAAATCTCCCGTCCAAGGACGGGACCTACAGCCTGTATTGCGCCGTCATTGTAAAGAGGGTCGACGCCAAGACCCGGGCCAAGGTCGGTATCAACGAACTGCTGCGGGAGATCTGA
- a CDS encoding FAD-dependent oxidoreductase has product MNARQQFWDQAGATDFDVAIIGGGVTGASLYHHLCQRGHRVLLADQSDFAAASSQSSGMLVWGGLLYLRNFDLRAVFRFSRARDSLIRSGKEWVRAESIRYIPAAHGGRSAQLVQAALYLYWSMGLFQRHAPSRERDFAERSLIRSRNHLEALCYEEGVLRESDARFVLHWITPHQNEEQIPLNYCAVSDGLFNARDGTWALQLCDTLGSNQVTARARVVVNCAGVWTDEVNRRFGIRSPVRHLLSKGVYLGLARPAEHQSPLVFEMGEHGDVLTLLPWGPVSLWGPTETKVEDIASGYRVDEKDLAFLLEHAHRELDPAPGRDDIVSLRCG; this is encoded by the coding sequence GTGAATGCACGTCAGCAGTTCTGGGATCAGGCAGGCGCTACCGATTTTGATGTGGCAATCATCGGTGGCGGCGTTACCGGCGCGTCTTTGTATCATCACCTCTGTCAACGCGGACACCGCGTCCTGCTTGCCGATCAATCCGACTTTGCCGCGGCCAGTAGCCAGTCTTCGGGCATGTTGGTCTGGGGCGGCTTGCTTTACCTGCGCAATTTCGATCTCCGTGCCGTGTTCCGGTTTTCCCGCGCGCGTGATTCCCTGATTCGCTCCGGAAAGGAATGGGTCCGTGCGGAATCCATCCGCTACATCCCGGCGGCCCACGGCGGACGCAGTGCGCAACTCGTCCAGGCCGCCCTCTATCTGTACTGGTCCATGGGATTGTTTCAACGGCATGCGCCCAGCCGAGAGCGCGACTTTGCCGAGCGCAGCCTGATTCGATCGCGAAATCACCTCGAGGCCCTGTGCTACGAAGAGGGTGTTCTTCGTGAATCTGACGCCCGCTTCGTGTTGCACTGGATTACCCCACACCAGAATGAAGAACAGATCCCGCTGAACTACTGCGCGGTGAGTGACGGCCTGTTCAATGCACGGGACGGTACCTGGGCGCTGCAGCTCTGCGATACCCTGGGTTCTAATCAGGTCACGGCCCGGGCGAGAGTGGTAGTCAACTGTGCCGGTGTCTGGACCGATGAGGTGAACCGTCGCTTCGGAATCCGGTCGCCGGTACGCCATCTCCTGAGCAAGGGCGTCTATCTTGGACTTGCGCGGCCTGCCGAGCACCAGTCACCCCTGGTATTCGAGATGGGCGAACACGGGGATGTGCTCACCCTGCTGCCATGGGGGCCGGTATCCCTCTGGGGCCCAACCGAGACGAAAGTCGAAGATATTGCCTCCGGCTATCGCGTTGATGAAAAGGATCTCGCTTTTCTTCTTGAGCACGCGCACAGGGAACTGGACCCGGCGCCGGGTCGCGATGACATCGTCTCCTTGCGTTGCGGGA
- a CDS encoding DMT family transporter, protein MAKPVAGWRPVAALLAGSSMWGVVWYPMRVLEAHGLAGPWLTAYVYGAATLGGLFLARGELRWIGRRPWLLLGLGLSAGWTNLAFVLAILDGNIMRVLLLFYLSPVWAVVLGWWVLKEKVSTGSIAVLIIALLGAALMLWRSGSGLPLPRDPTDWLALSSGFAFAVSNLFVRYGSEIPVSLKSLSAWIGVVVLATLVVGIQGIAVPSVTTRLVLGVLALGWFGTVVMTMLVQYGVSHMPVHRSAIILLFELVAGAISQQLLTNETMSALEWGGGVLVVAAALLSAWREKT, encoded by the coding sequence GTGGCCAAACCGGTAGCCGGATGGCGGCCAGTTGCGGCGCTGTTGGCCGGGTCCAGCATGTGGGGTGTGGTGTGGTACCCCATGCGTGTACTGGAAGCCCACGGACTCGCAGGGCCCTGGTTGACCGCGTATGTCTATGGGGCGGCCACTCTTGGCGGACTGTTTCTTGCCCGGGGCGAGCTGCGCTGGATTGGGAGGCGACCCTGGTTGCTGCTGGGTCTGGGCCTGAGCGCCGGTTGGACCAATCTGGCCTTCGTATTGGCAATATTGGACGGAAACATCATGCGGGTGCTGTTGTTGTTTTACCTGTCTCCCGTTTGGGCCGTGGTCCTGGGGTGGTGGGTGCTGAAGGAAAAGGTCAGCACGGGTTCCATTGCAGTGCTCATCATCGCCTTGCTAGGCGCGGCACTGATGTTGTGGCGCTCCGGTTCGGGCCTGCCCTTGCCCCGGGACCCTACCGACTGGCTGGCATTGAGTTCCGGTTTCGCCTTCGCCGTGTCCAATCTGTTCGTGCGTTATGGCTCGGAGATACCCGTCTCACTGAAATCCCTGAGCGCCTGGATCGGGGTCGTGGTACTGGCCACGCTCGTCGTCGGGATACAGGGCATCGCGGTCCCATCGGTGACTACGAGACTCGTACTTGGCGTGCTGGCCCTCGGCTGGTTCGGTACGGTCGTGATGACCATGTTGGTCCAGTATGGCGTCAGCCATATGCCGGTGCACCGTTCCGCCATCATCCTGTTGTTCGAACTGGTGGCGGGAGCAATCTCTCAACAGCTGTTAACCAATGAGACAATGAGCGCCCTGGAATGGGGCGGGGGCGTACTAGTGGTTGCCGCAGCCTTGCTGAGCGCCTGGCGGGAAAAGACATAG
- a CDS encoding CHASE2 domain-containing protein encodes MISGLWKKDWLIALLLTVLVIVLARGQGFLSKLERVAYDVGVSQTHRSTKATDNVAIVAIDEPSIKQIGRWPWSRGVLARMMRKLAHARSKAVGLQIILSEPQTDLGLKYIHDLTRYVNKTRYPRAARGEIRTIQRKLRSAEYALNVDSQLARALLVRHNVFMPMVFKIGSPLGDP; translated from the coding sequence TTGATTTCCGGGCTGTGGAAAAAAGACTGGCTCATAGCCCTATTGCTCACCGTTCTCGTCATAGTCCTCGCCCGGGGGCAGGGTTTCCTTTCCAAGCTCGAGCGGGTCGCCTACGACGTAGGGGTTAGCCAAACCCACCGTAGCACCAAGGCCACGGACAACGTCGCGATCGTCGCCATCGACGAGCCCAGCATCAAGCAGATTGGTCGCTGGCCCTGGTCTCGCGGGGTTTTGGCGCGAATGATGCGGAAGCTGGCCCATGCCCGCAGCAAGGCGGTCGGGCTGCAGATCATCCTGTCCGAACCCCAGACGGATCTCGGTCTGAAATACATCCACGATCTGACCAGGTACGTAAACAAGACCCGCTACCCGCGCGCGGCGCGCGGTGAGATCCGAACCATCCAGAGGAAACTGCGCAGCGCCGAGTACGCACTCAATGTCGACTCGCAACTCGCCCGGGCCCTCCTGGTACGCCACAACGTATTCATGCCGATGGTATTCAAGATCGGCAGCCCCCTGGGTGATCCG